The Streptococcus toyakuensis genome has a window encoding:
- the tgt gene encoding tRNA guanosine(34) transglycosylase Tgt: MSDSPIKYRLIKKEKHTGARLGEIITPHGTFPTPMFMPVGTQATVKTQSPEELKEMGSGIILSNTYHLWLRPGDELIARAGGLHKFMNWDQPILTDSGGFQVYSLADSRNITEEGVTFKNHLNGSKMFLSPEKAISIQNNLGSDIMMSFDECPQFYQPYDYVKKSIERTSRWAERGLKAHRRPHDQGLFGIVQGAGFEDLRRQSAHDLVSMDFPGYSIGGLAVGETHEEMNAVLDFTTQLLPENKPRYLMGVGAPDSLIDGVIRGVDMFDCVLPTRIARNGTCMTSQGRLVVKNAQFAEDFTPLDPECDCYTCKNYTRAYLRHLLKADETFGIRLTSYHNLYFLLNLMKQVRQAIMDDNLLEFREYFVEKYGYNKSGRNF, translated from the coding sequence ATGTCAGATTCACCAATCAAATATCGTTTGATTAAGAAAGAAAAACACACAGGAGCTCGTCTGGGAGAAATCATCACTCCCCACGGTACCTTCCCAACACCTATGTTTATGCCAGTTGGGACACAAGCCACTGTCAAAACTCAGTCGCCTGAAGAATTGAAGGAGATGGGTTCGGGAATTATCCTGTCAAACACCTATCATCTCTGGCTTCGTCCTGGAGATGAACTCATCGCACGCGCAGGTGGTCTCCACAAGTTCATGAATTGGGACCAGCCTATTTTGACAGATAGTGGTGGTTTTCAGGTTTATTCCTTAGCAGATAGCCGCAATATCACAGAAGAAGGGGTAACCTTTAAAAACCATCTCAATGGTTCTAAGATGTTCCTATCACCAGAAAAAGCCATTTCTATTCAGAACAATCTGGGCTCAGACATCATGATGTCCTTTGACGAATGTCCTCAGTTTTATCAACCATACGACTACGTTAAGAAATCAATCGAGCGTACCAGCCGTTGGGCTGAGCGTGGTTTAAAGGCTCATCGTCGTCCGCATGACCAAGGATTATTTGGGATTGTGCAAGGGGCAGGATTTGAAGACTTGCGTCGCCAATCGGCTCATGACCTTGTTAGCATGGATTTCCCAGGCTACTCTATCGGTGGTTTGGCAGTGGGAGAAACCCACGAAGAGATGAATGCAGTCTTGGACTTTACAACTCAACTGCTGCCTGAAAATAAACCTCGCTATTTGATGGGGGTGGGAGCGCCAGATAGCTTGATTGATGGGGTGATTCGTGGGGTGGATATGTTTGACTGTGTCTTGCCGACTCGAATCGCTCGTAATGGGACTTGTATGACCAGTCAAGGTCGTTTGGTTGTCAAAAATGCTCAGTTTGCTGAGGACTTTACGCCACTGGATCCTGAGTGTGATTGCTACACATGTAAGAACTATACACGCGCCTACCTTCGTCACCTGCTCAAGGCTGATGAAACCTTTGGTATCCGCTTGACGAGTTATCACAATCTTTACTTCTTGCTTAACCTGATGAAGCAAGTGAGACAAGCCATCATGGATGACAATCTCTTGGAATTCCGTGAGTATTTTGTTGAAAAATATGGCTATAATAAGTCAGGCCGTAATTTTTAA
- a CDS encoding acyltransferase family protein produces MRIKWFSLIRITGLLLVLLYHFFQTIFPGGFFGVDVFFTFSGFLITALLIEEFSKNHEIDLVGFFRRRFYRIVPPVVLMVLVTMPFTFLVRQDYVAGIGGQIAGVLGFMTNFYELLTGGSYESQFIPHLFVHNWSLAVEVHYYILWGLAVWFLSKQAKSNGQLKGMVFLLSAAAFLISFFSMFIGSFLVTSYSSVYFSSLTHVYPFFLGSVLATIVGVRQTTSLVKQLDKIWDLRKTLLVFGGGFGFLLILTFFVKFTYLFAYLMGFLLASLAAIAMILAARVLHEKTPHIQEPKIISFLADTSYAVYLFHWPFYIIFSQLTSNLLAVLLTLIFSYGFASLSFYVLEPWIAGKNTPVLQILRPLPHIHTILAASTGILAFIVFLVTLLAPQVGAFETDLTVNGLKQAATNINQTKVMTERADANSLGIADGTMLIGDSVALRANTALQTALPGAQINAQVSRTTKTANEIMLNNSQNKFLPKMVVIATGVNNPENYKEDWDSIVKNLPKGHHMVLVTPYEGDKTKETYGIVEKAAAYMRELAEKTPYITIADWNQAAKEHPEIWTGTDQVHFGSDNSKIEAGAKLYADTIAAALQTAQDKPVKSK; encoded by the coding sequence ATGCGTATTAAATGGTTTTCCTTGATTAGGATTACAGGTTTACTTTTGGTACTCTTGTATCATTTCTTTCAGACAATCTTTCCTGGAGGATTTTTCGGGGTAGATGTCTTTTTCACATTTTCAGGCTTTCTGATTACGGCTCTACTTATCGAAGAATTTTCTAAAAATCATGAAATTGATTTGGTTGGATTTTTTAGGAGACGCTTTTATCGTATCGTGCCGCCCGTGGTTTTGATGGTCTTGGTGACCATGCCCTTTACCTTTCTAGTTCGACAAGATTATGTGGCTGGAATTGGGGGTCAGATTGCGGGTGTCTTAGGCTTCATGACAAACTTCTATGAACTCCTAACAGGTGGGAGTTATGAATCTCAGTTCATTCCTCATTTGTTTGTTCATAATTGGAGTTTGGCAGTTGAGGTTCACTACTATATTCTTTGGGGATTGGCAGTTTGGTTCTTATCCAAACAGGCTAAATCAAATGGTCAGTTGAAAGGGATGGTTTTTCTCTTATCAGCTGCTGCCTTCTTGATTAGTTTCTTCTCCATGTTTATTGGTAGTTTTCTAGTAACCTCTTATTCCTCTGTTTACTTCTCCAGTTTAACTCATGTCTATCCATTCTTTTTGGGAAGTGTGTTAGCAACTATCGTAGGCGTTCGTCAGACGACTTCCCTAGTTAAGCAATTGGATAAAATCTGGGATTTACGCAAGACCCTTTTAGTTTTTGGGGGAGGTTTTGGCTTCTTACTCATTTTGACCTTCTTTGTCAAATTTACCTATCTCTTTGCCTATCTTATGGGCTTCTTGCTTGCCAGCCTTGCAGCCATTGCTATGATTCTGGCGGCGCGTGTCTTACATGAAAAGACTCCTCATATACAGGAACCAAAGATTATTAGCTTTTTAGCAGATACTAGCTATGCAGTTTATCTCTTCCATTGGCCTTTCTATATCATTTTTTCACAGTTGACATCAAATCTTCTTGCTGTGTTATTAACTTTGATTTTTTCTTATGGATTCGCCAGCCTATCATTTTATGTGTTGGAACCTTGGATTGCAGGAAAGAACACACCTGTTTTACAAATCCTTCGTCCCCTGCCTCATATTCACACAATCCTTGCAGCAAGTACAGGAATCTTGGCCTTCATTGTCTTCTTAGTAACTCTGTTGGCACCACAAGTGGGAGCTTTTGAGACAGACTTAACTGTCAATGGCTTGAAGCAAGCTGCAACAAATATTAACCAGACCAAGGTAATGACAGAACGGGCAGATGCAAATAGTTTGGGAATTGCTGATGGCACTATGTTAATTGGTGACTCGGTGGCTTTAAGGGCAAATACAGCACTACAGACAGCCCTTCCTGGAGCACAGATTAACGCGCAGGTCAGCAGAACAACCAAGACCGCCAATGAAATCATGCTCAACAATAGCCAGAATAAATTTCTACCAAAGATGGTGGTTATTGCAACTGGGGTAAATAATCCTGAAAATTACAAGGAAGATTGGGATAGTATCGTGAAAAATCTTCCTAAGGGCCACCATATGGTTTTGGTGACTCCTTATGAAGGAGATAAGACAAAAGAGACCTATGGAATCGTTGAGAAGGCGGCTGCCTATATGAGAGAATTAGCAGAGAAGACTCCTTACATCACGATAGCAGATTGGAATCAAGCTGCTAAGGAACATCCAGAAATTTGGACTGGGACAGACCAAGTCCATTTTGGAAGTGATAATAGTAAAATTGAAGCAGGAGCTAAATTGTATGCAGATACCATTGCTGCAGCCTTGCAAACAGCTCAAGACAAGCCGGTCAAATCAAAATAA
- the nagA gene encoding N-acetylglucosamine-6-phosphate deacetylase, with product MPNYVKADQFFYPFGIRRGGYLELVDGKFGKHVDQIPEGAEVLDYTGYSIAPGLVDTHIHGYAGVDVMDNNIEGTLHTMSEGLLSTGVTSFLPTTLTATYEQLLAVTENLGNHYKEATGAKIRGIYYEGPYFTETFKGAQNPTYMRDPGVEEFHSWQDAAKGMLNKIAIAPERDGVEDFVRTITGEGVTVALGHSDATFEQAKKAVDAGASVWVHAYNGMRGLTHRELGMVGAMYELPHTYAELICDGYHVDPKACEILLKQKGTENIALITDCMTAGGLEDGDYMLGEFPVVVANGTARLKSTGNLAGSILKLKDGMRNVVEWGIANPHEAVMMASLNPAKSVHIDDVCGQIREGYDADFIVLDKDLELVATYLDGVKRYQA from the coding sequence ATGCCTAATTACGTTAAAGCGGATCAGTTTTTCTATCCATTTGGCATTCGTCGCGGTGGGTACTTAGAACTTGTTGATGGCAAATTTGGGAAACATGTGGATCAAATTCCTGAAGGAGCAGAGGTTCTTGACTATACTGGTTATAGCATTGCACCAGGTCTTGTGGATACTCATATTCATGGATATGCAGGTGTAGATGTGATGGACAACAACATTGAAGGTACATTGCATACTATGAGTGAAGGACTTCTTAGTACCGGTGTTACCAGTTTCTTGCCCACAACTTTAACAGCCACTTATGAGCAATTGCTTGCAGTCACTGAAAATCTTGGAAACCATTATAAAGAAGCAACAGGTGCTAAGATTCGTGGGATTTATTATGAAGGTCCATATTTCACAGAAACTTTTAAGGGGGCACAAAATCCAACTTATATGAGAGACCCGGGTGTTGAGGAGTTTCATTCTTGGCAGGATGCTGCAAAAGGGATGCTAAATAAAATCGCTATTGCACCAGAACGTGATGGGGTGGAAGATTTTGTACGTACTATTACAGGTGAAGGTGTGACAGTTGCACTTGGACACTCAGATGCGACATTTGAACAAGCTAAGAAGGCAGTTGATGCTGGAGCTAGTGTATGGGTACATGCCTATAATGGGATGCGTGGTTTAACACACCGCGAACTAGGTATGGTAGGAGCTATGTATGAGCTCCCACATACTTACGCAGAATTGATTTGTGATGGTTATCACGTAGATCCAAAAGCTTGTGAGATTTTACTTAAGCAAAAGGGGACAGAAAACATCGCTCTTATCACAGACTGTATGACAGCTGGTGGGCTTGAAGACGGTGACTATATGTTGGGAGAATTCCCTGTTGTAGTAGCAAATGGAACTGCACGTCTCAAATCTACTGGTAATTTGGCAGGTTCTATCCTCAAACTTAAAGATGGTATGAGAAATGTAGTCGAGTGGGGTATTGCAAATCCACACGAAGCGGTCATGATGGCCAGCCTTAACCCAGCTAAATCCGTTCACATCGATGATGTTTGTGGCCAAATCCGTGAAGGTTATGATGCGGACTTTATCGTACTAGATAAAGATTTGGAATTGGTAGCAACCTACCTAGACGGTGTGAAACGTTATCAAGCATAA